The following coding sequences lie in one Rutidosis leptorrhynchoides isolate AG116_Rl617_1_P2 chromosome 6, CSIRO_AGI_Rlap_v1, whole genome shotgun sequence genomic window:
- the LOC139854910 gene encoding uncharacterized protein encodes MTWVPHQIPQTQNPEPPQTREPEPTQNPEPIQTPTLNPEPTQPTQDHEPTETIQLNYETAETSSNNENQTHEEQNNTNFDETTQRYVLPQRVNRGVPPKRYLPEKEAQRSRYPMANIAQGNLSKEAHQFNFAIYSENIPTSVEQALKSKNWKEVMEVEMKALNENNTWEKCDMPQVKKLVECRWVFTIKYKPDGTIERYKARLVAKGYTQTYGIDYSETFSPVAKIDTIRVHHMEAVMRIIRYLKKTAGNGVVLKKNGHLEAQVYTDASWTGEKGDRRSTSGFFTIVGGNLVAWKSKKQKVVSLSSAESEFRGIAKGVVEALWIRKLLTEIGFPLKEAIQILCDNEAAIAISENSVQHDRTKHVEVDRYFIREKLDAEIISLPSIRSEDQLADIPTKSVNGRLFSNVLDKLNIENSTIQLEGEC; translated from the exons atGACATGGGTTCCACATCAAATACCTCAAACACAAAACCCTGAACCACCTCAAACACGAGAGCCCGAGCCAACACAAAACCCTGAACCTATACAAACTCCAACACTAAATCCCGAGCCAACACAACCAACACAAGACCATGAACCCACGGAAACTATCCAACTAAACTATGAGACTGCTGAAACCTCCTCGAACAATGAAAATCAAACCCATGAGGAACAAAATAACACAAATTTCGATGAAACCACCCAACGATATGTCCTACCTCAAAGAGTCAATAGAGGTGTCCCACCTAAACGATACTTACCTGAAAAAGAAGCGCAAAGATCCAGATATCCTATGGCTAATATAGCACAGGGAAATCTGTCAAAAGAAGCTCATCAGTTTAATTTCGCAATTTACTCTGAAAATATTCCAACTTCCGTTGAACAAGCTCTAAAATCAAAAAACTGGAAAGAAGTAATGGAAGTTGAAATGAAAGCCTTGAATGAAAATAACACGTGGGAAAAATGTGACATGCCTCAAGTAAAGAAACTAGTGGAATGTCGATGGGTATTTACGATAAAATATAAACcagatggaactattgaaagatataaagctcgacTGGTTGCGAAAGGATACACTCAGACATATGGGATCGATTACTCCGAAACCTTCTCACCAGTTGCGAAAattgataccattaga gttcaccaCATGGAAGCTGTAATGAGGATCATCAGATACTTAAAGAAAACAGCAGGCAATGGAGTTGTATTAAAAAAGAATGGGCACCTTGAAGCACAAGTTTATACGGATGCAAGTTGGACTGGAGAAAAAGGAGATAGACGATCAACTTCAGGTTTCTTCACAATAGTTGGAGGAAACTTAGTTGCGTGGAAGAGTAAGAAACAAAAGGTCGTTTCCTTATCAAGTGCAGAATCAGAATTTAGAGGAATCGCAAAGGGAGTGGTGGAAGCTTTATGGATTCGAAAACTCTTGACAGAAATAGGATTCCCTCTAAAAGAAGCTATTCAGATCCTCTGCGATAATGAAGCAGCAATCGCAATCTCAGAAAATTCAGTTCAACATGATCGAACAAAACATGTTGAAGTGGATAGATATTTTATCAGAGAAAAGTTAGATGCCGAGATCATTTCTCTTCCATCAATCAGATCAGAAGATCAGCTAGCCGACATCCCCACCAAATCTGTTAACGGAAGACTCTTCAGCAATGTTCTCGACAAGTTGAACATTGAAAactccactattcaacttgagggggagtgttag